Proteins encoded by one window of Microcoleus sp. FACHB-68:
- a CDS encoding SufS family cysteine desulfurase codes for MTLTQEKTLASRVRPDFTILLQEVNGHRLVYLDNAATSQKPLQVIETLKMYYDQYNSNVHRGVHTLSARATDAYEAAREKVAKFVNAASHQEIIYTRNASEAINLVAYAWGLSTLQRGDEIILSVMEHHSNLVPWQIVAQKTGAVLKFVELTETQEFDMEQFKTLISDKTKLVSVVHVSNTLGCINPVREIAEIAHKYGAKVLVDACQSAPHMAIDVQALDCDWLVASGHKMCAPTGIGFLYGKLEVLRSMPPFLGGGEMIADVFLDHSTYADVPAKFEAGTPAIAEAIALGAAVDYLMSVGMHNIEAYEHELTGYLFEQLRQIPELTLYGPQPKADGSGRAALAAFTAGDVHPHDLSTILDQAGVAIRAGHHCTQPLHRYLKAQSTARASLYFYNTREEIDIFVGSLKEAIEFFGGIFA; via the coding sequence ATGACTCTCACTCAAGAAAAAACGCTCGCTAGTAGGGTTCGCCCGGACTTCACAATTTTGCTGCAAGAAGTCAACGGACATCGTTTAGTTTATTTGGATAATGCCGCAACGTCTCAAAAGCCTTTGCAGGTGATTGAAACCTTAAAAATGTACTACGATCAGTACAATTCTAACGTTCATAGAGGCGTTCATACCCTCAGCGCCAGGGCAACAGACGCCTATGAAGCGGCGCGGGAAAAAGTCGCTAAATTTGTGAATGCGGCATCGCATCAAGAGATTATTTACACTCGCAATGCCAGCGAGGCGATTAATTTGGTTGCCTACGCTTGGGGTTTGAGTACGTTGCAGCGAGGAGATGAAATTATTCTCTCGGTAATGGAACACCACAGCAATTTAGTTCCCTGGCAAATAGTCGCTCAGAAAACCGGCGCGGTGCTGAAGTTTGTTGAGCTAACTGAAACCCAAGAGTTTGACATGGAGCAGTTTAAAACACTGATTTCAGATAAAACGAAATTGGTGTCTGTGGTTCATGTTTCTAATACTTTAGGCTGCATCAATCCGGTGCGCGAAATTGCAGAAATTGCCCACAAGTACGGCGCAAAAGTGTTAGTTGACGCTTGCCAAAGTGCGCCTCACATGGCGATTGATGTTCAGGCGCTTGACTGTGATTGGTTAGTGGCTTCCGGGCATAAAATGTGCGCTCCCACCGGCATTGGTTTTCTGTATGGGAAATTAGAGGTTTTACGCTCAATGCCCCCGTTTTTGGGCGGTGGTGAAATGATTGCCGATGTATTTCTAGATCACTCGACTTATGCAGACGTGCCGGCAAAATTTGAAGCGGGAACGCCGGCAATTGCGGAGGCGATTGCATTAGGTGCGGCAGTCGATTACCTCATGAGTGTGGGAATGCACAATATTGAGGCTTATGAGCATGAATTGACAGGTTATTTGTTCGAGCAATTGCGACAAATTCCTGAACTCACCCTTTATGGTCCCCAGCCGAAAGCAGATGGCAGTGGCAGGGCGGCGCTGGCTGCTTTTACTGCCGGTGATGTTCACCCCCACGATCTCTCTACAATTTTAGATCAAGCGGGGGTTGCCATTCGTGCCGGTCATCATTGCACGCAACCTTTACACCGCTATTTAAAGGCTCAATCGACCGCACGGGCAAGTTTGTATTTCTACAATACCCGTGAGGAAATTGATATTTTCGTCGGTTCTTTAAAAGAAGCGATTGAATTTTTCGGCGGGATTTTTGCTTGA
- the sufD gene encoding Fe-S cluster assembly protein SufD, whose product MSNQVAVKPEVTYLDQLLHEARGGVSRIVPPEFALDAQTAAWLQQVRDHAATWVRELAIPTKRDEEWRFTDLSKLLEVNFAGALPEPPEPADVPIELLMLPEASDSRLVFVNGVFAPKLSSLTGLPEGVFVGNLGQLPANERQRLGEYLAKQPGAQEVFTALNTAGLTDAAVVWVAKNQAVEVPVHLLFVSVTGEVPVFVQPRCLVVAEAGSALTLVEHYATAAQGCPDVSTAHPYFTNAVTEIWAQENASVVHLRIQRDGGDAFHIGKTAVSQARNSRYACHAVSLGGKLSRHNLEVFQTGEATDTALYGLTMLAGEQLGDTHSTIALNHPHGTTNQLHKCIVDDRAHAVFNGKVFVPKPAQLTNAAQLNRNLLLSPKARVDTKPQLEITADNVKCSHGATVSQLEADEVFYLQSRGLDREASCNLLMDAFAGEIIQQLPVVSLRKMLSQCVACRS is encoded by the coding sequence ATGAGCAATCAAGTTGCGGTTAAGCCAGAAGTGACCTATTTAGATCAGTTGCTGCATGAGGCGCGTGGGGGCGTTTCGCGGATTGTTCCCCCGGAGTTCGCACTAGACGCTCAAACGGCAGCTTGGTTGCAGCAGGTGCGGGATCATGCAGCGACGTGGGTGCGCGAATTGGCAATTCCTACAAAACGGGATGAGGAATGGCGGTTTACGGATCTTTCCAAACTGTTAGAAGTGAATTTTGCCGGCGCGTTGCCTGAACCCCCGGAACCGGCAGATGTGCCGATTGAGTTGCTGATGTTGCCGGAAGCCTCTGACAGTCGGCTCGTTTTTGTCAACGGTGTTTTTGCACCCAAGCTGTCTTCTCTTACCGGCTTGCCAGAAGGCGTGTTTGTGGGAAATTTAGGCCAATTGCCGGCAAATGAACGCCAACGCCTCGGTGAGTATCTGGCGAAGCAACCGGGTGCACAGGAAGTGTTCACTGCGCTGAATACTGCCGGTTTGACGGATGCGGCAGTGGTGTGGGTAGCAAAAAATCAAGCCGTCGAGGTGCCGGTTCACCTGCTGTTTGTCTCGGTTACGGGTGAGGTGCCGGTGTTTGTGCAGCCGCGCTGTCTGGTAGTTGCTGAGGCGGGAAGTGCGCTGACGCTGGTTGAGCATTACGCAACTGCGGCGCAGGGATGTCCCGATGTCTCAACTGCTCACCCTTATTTTACGAATGCGGTAACGGAAATTTGGGCACAGGAAAATGCCTCGGTTGTCCATCTTCGCATTCAACGAGACGGGGGTGATGCGTTTCACATTGGCAAAACAGCGGTTTCACAAGCCCGAAACAGTCGCTATGCCTGTCATGCGGTAAGTTTGGGTGGAAAGCTGTCACGGCACAATTTAGAGGTTTTCCAAACCGGCGAGGCGACGGATACCGCACTCTATGGTTTAACCATGCTTGCCGGTGAACAGTTGGGAGACACTCACAGTACAATCGCACTCAACCACCCCCACGGCACGACGAATCAACTGCATAAATGTATTGTGGATGATCGCGCTCATGCAGTGTTTAACGGGAAAGTGTTTGTTCCCAAGCCGGCGCAGTTGACAAATGCAGCACAGTTGAATCGTAATTTGCTGCTATCTCCGAAGGCGCGTGTGGATACAAAACCGCAGCTAGAAATTACGGCTGATAATGTCAAGTGTTCCCACGGTGCAACGGTTAGCCAGTTAGAGGCTGATGAAGTGTTTTATCTGCAAAGTCGCGGCTTGGATAGAGAAGCCAGTTGCAATTTGCTGATGGATGCGTTTGCCGGCGAAATTATTCAGCAGTTGCCGGTGGTTTCTTTGCGAAAAATGCTTTCTCAGTGTGTCGCTTGTAGATCCTAA
- the sufC gene encoding Fe-S cluster assembly ATPase SufC, protein MIIENSEVVLSVRDLKAEVDGIEILKGLNLEMKAGEIHAIMGPNGSGKSTFSKVLAGHPDYTVTGGEVIFLGQNLLELEPEDRARAGVFLAFQYPLEIPGVSNLDFLRVAYNSHQKQKGLEELDVFDFDDLIKEKLEVVKMNPAFLSRSVNEGFSGGEKKRNEILQMALLEPKLAILDETDSGLDIDALKIVSNGVNTIANAQNTMLVITHYQRLLTYIVPDFVHVMEAGKIVTTGTKELALELESRGYDWVTEDEEAEVGAR, encoded by the coding sequence ATGATTATCGAGAATAGTGAAGTTGTGCTATCAGTTCGGGATTTAAAAGCTGAAGTAGATGGCATCGAAATATTAAAAGGTTTGAACTTAGAAATGAAGGCAGGAGAAATCCATGCCATCATGGGGCCAAACGGCTCAGGAAAAAGTACCTTTTCTAAAGTATTAGCCGGCCATCCTGACTACACCGTAACAGGCGGCGAAGTCATCTTTCTCGGACAAAATTTGCTAGAATTAGAACCCGAAGATCGGGCGAGAGCCGGTGTTTTCTTAGCGTTCCAATACCCTCTGGAAATTCCTGGTGTCAGCAATCTTGACTTTTTGCGTGTGGCTTATAACTCTCACCAAAAACAGAAGGGTTTAGAAGAATTAGACGTATTTGATTTTGATGACTTAATCAAAGAAAAACTGGAAGTTGTCAAAATGAATCCAGCTTTCTTAAGTCGCAGCGTCAATGAAGGTTTTTCTGGCGGCGAAAAGAAGCGAAATGAAATTTTGCAAATGGCACTGCTAGAACCGAAATTAGCCATTTTGGATGAGACAGATTCAGGGCTAGATATTGATGCGCTGAAGATCGTATCCAATGGCGTAAACACCATTGCTAATGCTCAAAATACAATGCTGGTGATTACGCACTATCAGCGGTTGCTGACTTACATTGTGCCCGATTTTGTCCATGTAATGGAAGCTGGAAAAATTGTTACCACCGGCACCAAAGAATTAGCTTTGGAATTAGAAAGTCGCGGCTATGACTGGGTGACAGAAGACGAGGAAGCTGAGGTGGGGGCGCGATGA
- the sufB gene encoding Fe-S cluster assembly protein SufB yields the protein MSATVKTLVNQPYKYGFVTDIESDTIPRGLSEDVVRLISAKKNEPEFMLEFRLKAYRQWLKMTEPTWPHVTYPQINYQDIIYYSAPKQQAKKLNSLEEVDPTLLETFEKLGIPLSEQKRLSNVAVDAVFDSVSIATTFREKLAKEGVIFCSISEAVKDYPELIKKYLGSVVPVGDNFFAALNSAVFSDGSFVYIPKGVKCPMDLSTYFRINNGDSGQFERTLIVAEEGSSVTYLEGCTAPMFDTNQLHAAVVELVTMDNAEIKYSTVQNWYAGDENGKGGIYNFVTKRGLCQGVNSKISWTQVETGSAITWKYPSCVLVGDNSVGEFYSVALTNHKQQADTGTKMVHIGKNTRSTIISKGISAGNSKNSYRGLVKMGPKATGARNYSQCDSMLIGDNAQANTFPYIQVQNNTAKVEHEASTSKIGEDQLFFFAQRGISSEDAISMMISGFCKQVFNELPMEFAVEADRLLSLKLEGTVG from the coding sequence ATGAGTGCTACAGTCAAAACCTTAGTTAACCAACCCTACAAATACGGGTTTGTCACCGACATTGAATCCGACACCATCCCTCGTGGGTTGAGTGAAGATGTTGTCCGCTTGATTTCTGCCAAGAAAAACGAGCCGGAATTCATGCTGGAATTCCGCTTGAAAGCTTACCGGCAGTGGCTCAAAATGACCGAGCCAACGTGGCCTCATGTTACTTATCCGCAGATTAATTATCAAGACATTATTTATTACTCTGCGCCCAAACAACAGGCCAAAAAGCTTAACAGTTTGGAAGAAGTTGATCCGACTTTGCTAGAAACATTTGAAAAATTAGGAATTCCGCTTTCAGAACAAAAGCGACTTTCTAATGTTGCCGTTGATGCGGTCTTTGATAGTGTTTCTATTGCCACAACATTTAGAGAAAAACTTGCCAAAGAAGGCGTGATTTTCTGCTCGATTTCTGAGGCAGTCAAAGACTATCCAGAATTGATCAAAAAATACCTGGGTAGCGTGGTGCCGGTGGGCGATAATTTCTTCGCAGCACTCAACTCAGCGGTGTTTAGCGATGGCTCCTTTGTATATATTCCCAAAGGCGTCAAATGCCCGATGGATCTGTCTACCTACTTCCGGATTAACAACGGCGATTCGGGTCAGTTTGAGCGAACCTTAATTGTTGCGGAAGAAGGCAGTTCTGTCACTTATTTGGAAGGCTGCACCGCCCCCATGTTTGACACCAACCAATTACACGCTGCCGTCGTGGAATTGGTGACGATGGATAACGCGGAAATTAAATATTCCACGGTGCAAAACTGGTATGCCGGCGATGAAAATGGCAAAGGCGGAATTTACAACTTTGTCACCAAACGGGGTTTGTGCCAAGGCGTCAATTCCAAGATTTCTTGGACACAAGTGGAAACCGGCTCTGCAATTACTTGGAAATATCCCAGTTGTGTATTAGTTGGTGATAATTCTGTTGGGGAATTTTACTCAGTTGCCCTAACCAATCACAAACAGCAAGCCGACACCGGCACCAAAATGGTGCATATCGGCAAAAACACCCGCAGCACGATTATTTCCAAAGGAATTTCTGCCGGCAACTCCAAAAATAGCTATCGTGGCTTAGTGAAAATGGGGCCAAAAGCAACCGGCGCACGGAATTATTCCCAGTGCGACTCTATGCTAATTGGCGATAATGCCCAAGCCAATACCTTCCCCTACATTCAAGTCCAAAACAACACCGCCAAAGTAGAACACGAAGCATCTACCTCCAAAATTGGAGAAGATCAGCTGTTCTTCTTCGCACAACGAGGCATTTCTTCCGAAGATGCCATTTCCATGATGATCAGCGGTTTCTGCAAACAAGTCTTTAATGAACTGCCAATGGAATTTGCGGTAGAAGCGGATAGACTGTTGAGCTTAAAACTTGAAGGAACCGTTGGTTAA
- a CDS encoding ferredoxin thioredoxin reductase catalytic beta subunit has protein sequence MNPANNPNQATDKNLEAMRHFSETYAKRTGTYFCSDLSITAVVIEGLAKHKEELGSPLCPCRHYDDKQAEVAAAFWNCPCVPMRERKECHCMLFLTPDNDFAGDKQDITFEEIRSTTNQY, from the coding sequence ATGAATCCAGCAAACAACCCCAATCAGGCAACGGATAAAAACCTCGAAGCTATGCGGCACTTCTCGGAAACCTACGCGAAGCGCACCGGCACCTACTTCTGCTCGGATCTGAGCATAACAGCGGTTGTGATCGAAGGGCTAGCCAAGCACAAAGAAGAACTCGGTTCACCTTTGTGTCCCTGCCGGCACTATGACGATAAACAAGCCGAAGTCGCTGCAGCTTTCTGGAACTGCCCCTGCGTGCCGATGCGGGAGCGCAAAGAATGTCACTGTATGCTGTTCCTGACGCCAGACAATGACTTTGCCGGCGACAAACAGGACATCACATTTGAAGAAATTCGCTCGACAACAAATCAATACTAA
- the sufR gene encoding iron-sulfur cluster biosynthesis transcriptional regulator SufR yields the protein MATTHETTTKQDILQYLLKQGQATAHELAESLDISAQAIRRHLKDLEAEGLIQYQSVHAGMGRPQHLYELTREGRHRFPDQYDKFAISLLDTLTETVGQDQVSSILRKQWQRKAIVYRNNLGKGSLQERVAKLVELRRAEGYMAEWHSLEPAEGTAQTESGFIISEHHCAISHIAESFPNVCDHELEMFATALEDCTVERTHWIIDGQHQCGYLIKSR from the coding sequence ATGGCCACCACTCACGAAACCACCACTAAACAAGACATCCTGCAATATTTACTGAAGCAAGGTCAAGCAACCGCTCATGAACTAGCAGAATCGTTAGATATCAGTGCCCAAGCAATTCGCCGCCATCTCAAGGATTTAGAGGCGGAAGGATTGATTCAATATCAGTCGGTTCACGCAGGAATGGGCCGGCCACAGCATTTATATGAGCTTACCCGTGAGGGGCGACATCGCTTTCCCGATCAGTACGATAAATTTGCCATTTCGCTGCTGGACACGCTGACAGAAACAGTTGGCCAGGATCAAGTCAGTTCGATTTTACGCAAACAGTGGCAGCGCAAGGCAATTGTATACCGAAACAATCTGGGCAAAGGTTCCCTGCAAGAACGGGTTGCTAAATTGGTGGAACTGCGCCGCGCCGAGGGTTACATGGCGGAGTGGCATTCTCTCGAGCCGGCAGAGGGTACAGCCCAAACCGAGAGCGGATTTATTATTAGTGAACATCATTGTGCAATTTCCCACATTGCCGAGTCTTTCCCTAATGTGTGCGATCACGAGTTAGAAATGTTTGCAACGGCGCTGGAAGATTGCACTGTGGAACGGACACACTGGATTATTGATGGTCAGCATCAATGCGGTTATTTAATCAAAAGCCGATGA
- a CDS encoding M20/M25/M40 family metallo-hydrolase, translated as MDLLDYNRLFETIEEFVLHHSPSGVEAEIDRLLLSRFAEAGVEVWQDAAGNVIAKIAGSDPSRAIAITGHKDEIGAIVKTVGSNGRVEIRRLGGSFPWVYGEGVVDLLGDRETIAGILSFGSRHVSHESPQKAQQEKEPLTWENAWVETKRTSDELEAAGIRPGTRVVVGKHRKKPIRLKDYIGSYTLDNKASVAILLALAETVKQPAVDIYLVASAKEEVGAIGALYFSQRQKLEALIALEICPLAPEYPIEEGEVPVLLSQDSYGIYDEGLNAEIRQAAEAAGVPVQWAAISGFGSDASIAMKFGHVARAACLGFPTQNTHGFEIAHLGAIANCIRILQAYCQQAGNE; from the coding sequence ATGGATTTGCTAGATTACAACCGGCTGTTTGAAACAATTGAAGAATTCGTGCTGCATCATTCTCCCAGCGGTGTTGAGGCAGAAATTGACCGGCTTTTGCTGAGTCGATTTGCAGAAGCGGGAGTGGAAGTTTGGCAAGATGCCGCCGGCAATGTGATCGCTAAAATTGCCGGCAGCGATCCTAGCCGCGCCATTGCCATCACCGGCCATAAAGATGAAATTGGTGCGATTGTTAAAACAGTTGGATCTAACGGACGCGTGGAAATTCGCCGGTTAGGCGGTTCCTTTCCTTGGGTTTATGGCGAAGGCGTTGTCGATTTATTGGGTGATCGGGAAACAATTGCCGGCATTCTCAGTTTTGGTTCGCGCCACGTCTCCCACGAATCGCCCCAAAAAGCCCAGCAGGAAAAAGAGCCGTTAACCTGGGAAAATGCTTGGGTAGAAACGAAACGTACATCGGATGAGCTAGAAGCTGCCGGCATTCGTCCGGGAACGCGAGTCGTGGTGGGCAAGCACCGCAAAAAGCCAATTAGACTCAAAGATTATATTGGCAGCTACACCCTCGATAATAAGGCGTCAGTGGCGATTTTGCTGGCCCTGGCAGAGACGGTGAAGCAGCCGGCAGTGGATATCTATCTGGTGGCTTCGGCAAAGGAAGAAGTCGGGGCAATTGGGGCGCTTTACTTTAGCCAGCGTCAGAAATTAGAAGCGTTGATAGCCCTGGAAATTTGCCCCTTAGCGCCGGAATATCCGATTGAAGAGGGTGAAGTGCCGGTTTTGCTGTCTCAAGACAGCTATGGCATCTATGACGAGGGTTTAAACGCCGAAATCAGACAGGCTGCTGAGGCTGCCGGCGTGCCGGTGCAGTGGGCCGCAATTAGTGGGTTTGGCAGCGACGCCTCCATTGCCATGAAGTTTGGCCATGTGGCCCGCGCCGCTTGTTTGGGATTTCCCACCCAAAACACACACGGCTTTGAAATCGCCCATTTGGGGGCAATTGCCAACTGCATTCGCATCCTGCAAGCCTACTGCCAACAGGCCGGAAATGAGTGA
- a CDS encoding YdcF family protein — MFALISFIPVRLAITLNRVPEPQAILALGGAFERIQAAARLWKSQPDLEIWISDFRPNYEPFQKIFQKVGVPENQFHYASATDTVTNFTGSVQDFVDQKVWHLYLITSDYHMARSRAIATLVLGSRGIVVTPISVPSTDIPPESIWRILRDCFRCLLWMVTGRTGASLHPNLHS, encoded by the coding sequence TTGTTCGCACTCATCAGTTTTATTCCCGTCCGATTGGCGATTACTCTCAATCGAGTTCCAGAACCTCAAGCTATCTTGGCTTTGGGCGGTGCGTTTGAGCGAATACAGGCTGCAGCACGACTTTGGAAATCGCAACCCGATTTAGAAATTTGGATTTCAGATTTTCGCCCTAATTATGAGCCTTTCCAAAAAATATTCCAAAAGGTCGGAGTTCCTGAAAACCAATTCCATTATGCTTCAGCAACGGATACAGTGACAAATTTCACCGGCAGCGTTCAAGATTTTGTTGATCAGAAGGTTTGGCATTTATATTTAATCACCTCGGATTATCACATGGCGCGGTCGCGGGCCATTGCCACCCTAGTTTTGGGGAGTCGTGGGATTGTTGTCACACCCATTTCTGTTCCTTCAACAGATATACCCCCAGAATCAATCTGGCGAATTTTGCGGGACTGCTTTCGCTGTTTGCTTTGGATGGTCACTGGCCGCACCGGCGCGAGTTTACATCCAAACCTCCACTCATAA
- a CDS encoding MoaD/ThiS family protein, which translates to MPEPSITVTVKLFAAYQEAYGVPELVLDFPSGSPVSAVLDRLINEHPQLQQWRNITRFGVNLQFVEPDTILQGGDEVALIPPVSGG; encoded by the coding sequence ATGCCAGAACCTTCAATTACAGTCACCGTCAAACTGTTTGCTGCCTATCAAGAAGCTTATGGAGTGCCAGAACTGGTGCTGGATTTTCCCTCTGGCAGCCCTGTCAGCGCCGTCCTTGATCGCCTCATCAATGAGCATCCACAACTCCAACAGTGGCGTAACATTACCCGCTTTGGCGTGAATCTGCAATTCGTCGAACCAGACACCATTTTGCAAGGTGGCGACGAAGTTGCCCTCATTCCGCCTGTCAGTGGCGGGTAA
- the thrC gene encoding threonine synthase: MTQATEQHTQSTSATFKNLQCKECGAEYEAKATHVCEVCFGPLEVSYDYDALRRQVTRESIAAGPNSIWRYRPFLPVMTDNPIDVGTGMTPLVKANRLARRLGIKNLYIKNDAVNMPTLSFKDRVVSVALTRAKELGFSTVSCASTGNLANSTAAIAAHAGLDCCVFIPADLEAGKVLGTLIYSPTVMAVQGNYDQVNRLCCEVANTHGWGFVNINLRPYYSEGSKTLGFEVAEQLGWKLPDHIVAPLASGSLFTKIYKGFQEFIKVGLVEDKTVRFSGAQADGCSPIAQAFREGRDFVKPVKPNTIAKSIAIGNPADGIYAIEVAKKTGGNIESVSDPEIIEGIKLLAETEGIFTETAGGTTIAVLKKLVEAGKIDPDETTVVYITGNGLKTQEAMQGYIGEPFTIEPKLDSFERALERSHTLDRLEWQQVLV; the protein is encoded by the coding sequence ATGACCCAGGCGACTGAACAGCACACCCAATCGACTTCTGCCACTTTCAAGAACCTTCAATGTAAAGAATGTGGCGCAGAATATGAAGCCAAAGCGACACACGTCTGTGAAGTGTGTTTTGGCCCACTGGAAGTGAGCTATGACTACGACGCCCTGCGCCGGCAAGTCACTCGCGAAAGTATTGCTGCCGGCCCGAATTCGATTTGGCGCTATCGTCCCTTTCTGCCGGTGATGACGGATAACCCCATTGATGTGGGCACCGGCATGACTCCTCTGGTCAAAGCAAATCGTTTGGCTCGTCGCCTGGGCATCAAAAATCTTTATATTAAAAACGATGCGGTGAATATGCCCACCCTCAGCTTCAAGGATCGGGTGGTTTCAGTCGCCCTCACCCGCGCCAAAGAGTTGGGCTTCTCTACCGTGTCTTGCGCGAGCACCGGCAACTTAGCAAACTCTACTGCTGCAATTGCCGCTCATGCCGGTTTAGATTGCTGTGTGTTCATCCCCGCCGATCTCGAAGCCGGTAAAGTCTTAGGAACTTTGATTTACAGTCCAACCGTGATGGCGGTTCAGGGCAACTACGATCAAGTCAACCGGCTCTGCTGTGAAGTGGCTAATACACATGGTTGGGGATTTGTCAATATCAATTTGCGCCCTTATTATTCCGAAGGCTCAAAAACCCTCGGCTTTGAAGTGGCTGAACAGCTAGGTTGGAAACTGCCTGACCACATTGTTGCGCCTCTGGCCTCTGGCTCACTGTTCACCAAAATTTATAAAGGCTTCCAAGAATTCATCAAAGTTGGACTGGTAGAAGACAAAACAGTCCGCTTCAGTGGGGCACAGGCAGACGGTTGCTCACCAATTGCCCAAGCTTTCCGGGAAGGACGCGACTTTGTGAAGCCGGTGAAACCCAACACCATTGCCAAGTCAATTGCAATTGGCAACCCAGCTGATGGAATTTACGCAATCGAAGTCGCCAAGAAAACCGGCGGCAATATTGAATCCGTCAGCGATCCCGAAATTATTGAAGGCATCAAACTGCTGGCTGAAACCGAAGGCATCTTCACCGAAACTGCCGGCGGCACCACGATTGCCGTGCTGAAGAAATTGGTAGAAGCCGGTAAAATCGATCCCGATGAAACCACAGTGGTTTACATCACCGGCAACGGACTGAAAACTCAAGAAGCCATGCAGGGTTACATCGGCGAACCCTTCACCATTGAGCCAAAACTCGACAGCTTTGAGCGTGCGCTAGAGCGCTCTCACACCCTTGATCGCTTGGAATGGCAACAAGTGTTGGTTTAA
- a CDS encoding MoaD/ThiS family protein, protein MSVKVLIPTPLQKFTNEQSTLDCTGSTVAELLESLEQNCPGIKARLCDDNGEPRRFLNFYVNSEDIRFLDGTSTALQDGDEVSIVPAVAGG, encoded by the coding sequence ATGTCCGTCAAAGTTTTAATTCCCACCCCGCTGCAAAAGTTCACCAACGAGCAATCCACCTTGGACTGCACCGGCAGCACGGTTGCTGAACTGCTTGAATCTTTAGAGCAAAACTGTCCAGGGATCAAAGCGCGTCTGTGTGACGATAACGGGGAACCGCGTCGGTTTTTGAATTTTTACGTCAATAGCGAAGACATCCGCTTCCTAGATGGCACAAGTACGGCGCTGCAAGATGGGGATGAAGTGAGCATTGTGCCAGCTGTCGCTGGCGGCTAA
- a CDS encoding DUF2996 domain-containing protein — protein sequence MAEETNYKEAGEQPPSTVEQQAPSVSEEHAPSTSEEQATDLPSANMPDAKAVQTEQKPAEGEVGTTEPTPKGEPSAKPPKAKAADKPAAGKKAGEKADGDEAPAKAAKKEKAPAVEDKPFADFMHQDCLPAMKNALNKQGISDVELSLEKQKLPVSGLGSTEECWQLIGRWKGGKRQFNVYFPKADIQGPRAFSCADSGTKPSTIEPFLIDERKVTLDLLVFGVVQRLNAQKWLALN from the coding sequence ATGGCAGAAGAAACGAATTACAAAGAAGCCGGTGAGCAGCCGCCTAGCACTGTAGAACAGCAAGCTCCCAGCGTTTCTGAAGAACACGCTCCCAGCACTTCTGAAGAGCAGGCGACGGATTTGCCGAGTGCAAATATGCCGGATGCCAAAGCCGTGCAGACAGAGCAAAAACCGGCTGAGGGTGAAGTCGGAACAACTGAGCCGACTCCGAAAGGAGAACCCTCAGCAAAACCCCCCAAAGCTAAGGCAGCAGACAAACCGGCAGCCGGAAAAAAAGCCGGTGAAAAAGCCGATGGTGATGAAGCTCCAGCCAAAGCGGCTAAAAAGGAAAAAGCACCGGCAGTTGAAGACAAGCCGTTTGCTGATTTCATGCATCAAGACTGTTTGCCGGCGATGAAAAACGCCCTGAATAAACAGGGGATATCAGATGTTGAGCTGAGTTTAGAAAAGCAAAAATTGCCGGTTTCTGGCTTGGGATCAACGGAAGAGTGCTGGCAATTGATTGGCCGGTGGAAGGGTGGCAAGCGTCAGTTTAACGTTTATTTCCCCAAAGCGGATATTCAAGGCCCAAGAGCGTTTTCCTGCGCTGACAGTGGCACAAAGCCAAGCACTATCGAGCCATTCTTAATTGATGAGCGCAAGGTCACGCTGGATCTATTGGTGTTTGGGGTTGTCCAGCGCCTCAACGCTCAAAAGTGGCTGGCGCTGAATTAG